DNA sequence from the Schistocerca americana isolate TAMUIC-IGC-003095 chromosome 2, iqSchAmer2.1, whole genome shotgun sequence genome:
AGTTTACAAATTTTTGGGGTTTGCAGTTGAGttgttattttctttaaataatatttcaacaaCTTTCATAGAtccagtatgaaattttcactttgcagcagagtgtgcgctgatatgaaacttcttagcagattaacactgtgtgccagaccgagatttgcCACGTGCCCTTGAAACACAAAGATCTCACATTCGGATCTCAGTCTGACACAGttgtaatccgccaggaagttacatatcagcatacactctgctgcagagtgaaaatttcattctggaaacaaccccctggctgtggctaagccatgtctccgcagttcctttcttccaggagtgctagtcccacaagtttcgcaggagagcttctgtaaagtttggaaggtaggagatgatgtaGTGGTGGAATTAATTatgtagcttagttggtagatcaatgtgaaaggcaaaggccctgagttcaagtctcagtccgaaaAACAGTTTTAATATGCTGGGAAGTTTCAACTTTGTTATGTGTCTTTCAGAGGTCTTGCAgatttcgtttctcatcatttaGACTGTAATTAAACTGGGAATGAATCTCACTGTATGTTGCCAAAGTGATTGTCTCCTGGTGCCATTAAAGAATAAAAGTCTCTTACTGCAAATCCATATACTTGTAAAACACCAAGTAACATGCTACAAAATAGAAACCATGTTATGGGTTCAACAAAGGCCAAAAGCCTGTGTGCATACTCATTAAAAATACTGCTAATGAGAGAAAGGTAGATACTGGAAACACGAAAGATTGTGGTGGGCTTCcattctgaatgaacttcacagaagctgtgaaAAGGCAGCATGTATAAACTTCTATTCATGAGCATACACAAACTGAACCGGCAGTGTCAGATATGTGAATAACAGGGGCCTAGTGTCAGTTTCAGATGAGGTAACTTTAAATGATATTGTTGTTAACTGTTACAAAATAACTAAGTAAAAACTTACTATCAGAGCTTCCTCAGATTTGTAAAACTTTGCCAAAGACAAACAGACAGCAGTCTTCCTTCCTTCTAAACTCATTTTAGACAGTTTTATGGCTTGGTCACCATATATGAAGCAAATAAGGCCACACAGAGTAACTCCAGGTTTAATATCTTCCAGGACATGGCTTactatttcaatgccatcaccacAAGTTACAAAGCCACTGTAACCTACAAAAATCAAAGGCATTTCTGAAATAGTGTGATTCATTGATTTGTTCATACAAGACAATGACTTCAGTCATTTGACTTTAATGTAACATGGGTCCATTTTCATTATTAATACAAAAAAACTCATATTTTATAAAATTCTTTTCATACCTTGGTTAATCCAGAACTGTTTTTCATAGAAAACTAAACACTTCATCACCAATCCCATTGGAATCCTCTGCAATAGCCCATTTCTTAATGGTGGCAGTGGTGGATCAAAGTGAATCTTCATCTATAATTTACAACAAGTTTTCATTAACCAGTTTGTGTTACTATCTTCGTAGTGGGGGTGATATTGTTTTTACAGCAAGAACATATCTTAATGTGATTAATAATCATATTACATGTCAAATGTACCTGCACTGATGGTGGTGTGGCAAGTATCACATAGGAACCGACAAATTCCTTGCCCTGTAAGGTCTGTACTTTGACAGTGTTTCCATGGTACTCAACTTTTACAACTGGGCAGTTCAGGTGTATGCAACCTGTAGTGCACAAAAACATTTTACTGTAAAAAAGGAAATCATACGATTAACAAAAAATTCAATTATAGAATGACTTATGAGAGTGCTGCATACCTTCTAGCTTCTGTGCTAGCTTAATGCTAATTTGTTGAGTGCCACCCTGGATCCTGTTCTCCTGAGCACCATCTTTAATGCTCCACAGGCTGTCCATGCCCTTTCCTTGGTGCATGTACCACAAATAATACAACAAGGAGATCTCATAGGCATCAGCTGTGTTGTTAAACTGACATATTGATTCAAGGAATTCAACTGCATCTCTGCAACACAAGTAACTTTATCAATTAACTCTCATTGTGTCTTAATATATACATTTGTAAGATACAGCCTCTTTTCCTATCTCCTACTATTGCAATGTATGTGCATATTTGTTGACTCAGAaatctttattgttgttgttgttgtcttcagtcctgagactggtttgatgcagctctccatgctactctatcctgtgcaagcttcttcatctcccagtacctactgcaacctacatccttctgaatctgcttagtgtattcatctcttggtctccctctacaatttttatcctccacgctgccctccaatgctaaatttgtgatcccttgatgcctcagaacatgtcctatcaaccaatcccttcttcttgtcaagttgtgccacaaactcctcttctccccaattctattcaaaacctcctcattagttatgtgatctacccatctaatcttcagcattcttctgtagcaccacatttcaaaagcttctattctcttcttgtccaaactatttatcgttcatgtttcacttccatacatggctacactccatacaaatactttcagaaacgacttccttacacttaaatctatacttgatgttaataaatttctcttcttcagaaacgctttccttgccattgccagtctacattttatatcctctctacttcgaccatcatcagttattttgctccccaaatagcaaaactcctttactactttaagtgtctcatttcttaatctaattccctcagcatcacccgacttaatttaactacattccattatcctcattttgcttttgttgatgttcatcttatattctcctttccagACTTTATTAGGTACAAATATTGTTACAAGTACCACAGAAACTATAACAGTTATTACAGCATTACTATACACTTTCCAAACATTAAGAGCCAAGTGATAGTCACTGAGATATTTAATTATGGGCATACATAAGATGTGTGTACTTCACTACAAAAATGTCCTGAAGCAGTAAGACAAACATGAAAGCAGCCGTGTCATTTACCATCTCTGCTGCAGACACTGTACAACTTTTTATGCTGATGTGatgaccaaccagctgtccacagggatgaatggccaccaccaaattgtTACCAAGAACAACATGCAGTTCAGCAAAAAATGCTCAGTTTCAATGGCTGTTTCAGAACACTGGTCATTCGGATCCTCCCATCCAccatcagcttctctgaactaaacagatgggaattatccttgcaacacatccttcgcaCTGTTATTGTCCTGGCCGCAATCTCCAGTAACCCACTGTCCCCATGCCCTCAACCCAAGATTTTCCCCTTTGTCCATCCTGTCACCCCTTGCAATTCATGTCAGCATGCCACCTTCAAGACGTGTCGCTCCCTACTGGCTGTGACAGCCATGAATCATGTACCTACCTCATGTACCTGCTATCTCTCCCTCCTGGATTTCTAGCCAGCAAACCGGCTGCCTCCCTCAGAACTGCTAACCGCTCAACCCCAAGGCCGCTCCCTACTTCCCACCTTTCTCTCCCTTTACCCATACCTTTCACCTTTAATACCTTTTACCTTTAATACACAACCCCCACCACAACCTAGTCTACCTACTGAaatgcagctgtgtgtgtgtgtgtgtgtgtgtgtgtgtgtgtgtgttttctactttaccTTGGAAAAGGATTActccgaaagctagcaagttttctttcttatgtatgtgcctatcaacaacttaaagcttctgctttttggtgagtggtctcctttaattcaAAAGTAgttacattctacaagaactttcctacaacCATTTATAGCCACATTTGGTCTTTTCAAACAGCGAATTTGCTTAGAATGTCTTCAATGCTAGCAGGACTCTAAACATTACAGCAAACAATATTGACAATAATAGGCAGTTACAGATACTACTTTGGCAAATTTTCTTATCAGGATGACATCTACAATATCTGCTCCAGCCACTGAACATTTCAGTACTCTGCAAAAACTTGAATGCAAATGTTTTTCGAGCAATGTCTTTCATTTATGGCAGTAGTTTTAATACACGATGACTGCAATGTAGATGCAATTTTGATGCTACATAATTTGAAGCTGTGATATTTGGGAAGTTTCTGGCTATTCTAGGACATTCTTACATCATGATAATCCCATAGGAATGTTTTTGTTATTAGCCTTATCGTGTGTTTCAGTGTTTGTGACCCATGTAATGGAAACTTACAGAAAAGACATGTAGCTAAAGAAACTGACTGGAAATTGTGGTGTTAAAAGGACACCAACATTATACAATGTCATGACAGTAAACATTAGTATATTGCTGAACAAAAATGTTCTCTTCTGCCAAAAGCATAAAGAAAATTGTGTAATGGTGCCCTAATGTTGTCTTGATTATAAGAAGTGGCAGTCAATGTAATTCTCATTAAAAATGAGTATCATGAATTTAAAAATGGGAGATGATAGATAATGCATTTCAGAAATGTTCAAGAATGAGTGTTTCTCAATCTATAGTGGCAAAATGCTCTGATATCTAATGACAGGAGACACCTACTAATTTAAGATTTTTAATTGTTTGAAGAATTACAGAAACCAGCAACTTTTTAtgtagctttatttgtgacagggtGTGTTTTGGCTTTTAATCCAATCTTCATCAATGTTATCTTTTTATCAACTGTATTTTCAACATTGCAGCTGTCTTTCAGTTTGTAACTTGTATCTCCTTGTTTTGACATATTTTGAGCTTTAATGATGCACTGACTGTGTGGCTGACTTACAAGCCATGTAGTTACAGTTGCCCAAAATGTTTCTCAGCACAAATAAAGTTATATAAAATTGGCTGGCAGCTGTAATTATTCAAGCTATTTAATCCATGGCCACAGAGCTCAACTATCATCATCATGCATAAATTAATGTATGATTTCTATATTTGAATTTTATTCTAAATTGTGGCATTTTATGATAAGTGGATACAGTTATAACTTGAAAAATTAGCTAGTTCAGGAACAAAGCTTTTATCACAATATTTAATAATTTAGAAATATTATAGACCTTGTCCAGCAGTGCTTGCGAAGATATTCACGCACAGTTATTGCATCCCACTCTTGTGCAAGGGGAGCATTCCAAGGTTTGTCTGTTGGTACTTGGCGACACAATTTGTCCATACGGCGCACCATTCGAACTACATCCCATGCTGCCAAGGGATTACTCTTCCAGAATGTGG
Encoded proteins:
- the LOC124595707 gene encoding amine oxidase [flavin-containing]-like yields the protein MARSDKVNVVVIGAGLSGLAAALELHKRGIEVTVLEALDRVGGRTFTLTPSTEHEGSDKDYGWADLGASFVGPTQTHIMKLIKELGCELIPCLDALDRVHYSKGRHCQYNGPWPTFWKSNPLAAWDVVRMVRRMDKLCRQVPTDKPWNAPLAQEWDAITVREYLRKHCWTRDAVEFLESICQFNNTADAYEISLLYYLWYMHQGKGMDSLWSIKDGAQENRIQGGTQQISIKLAQKLEGCIHLNCPVVKVEYHGNTVKVQTLQGKEFVGSYVILATPPSVQMKIHFDPPLPPLRNGLLQRIPMGLVMKCLVFYEKQFWINQGYSGFVTCGDGIEIVSHVLEDIKPGVTLCGLICFIYGDQAIKLSKMSLEGRKTAVCLSLAKFYKSEEALIPAHYVDKMWSEEQYIGGCYTCYFPPGSLTRYGPALREPIGSRIFLAGTETALEWTGYMSGAVEAGERAATQILAAEGLISSNKVQQTKAPRNTEVQVPRFRLSDLWIDQLQPSLGRFAAVATATVALVTSLFAFQTEAVI